A segment of the Bombus huntii isolate Logan2020A chromosome 9, iyBomHunt1.1, whole genome shotgun sequence genome:
GATTCTGAGATGCAACGAAGATAAAATTCATCAAAGACGATACTAAATTTGAACTAATAATAagagtaataaaaatatcgaaacgtTTTGGTAACAACTTTCTATACCAAGACTATACTATTCGTTTCTATACTATACTATTGtaatttatcatattattaggTTGGAAAGTCGAGTAGTTATTATCTCGAATGTATATGTTGAAAATATAAGATGTGAGATTATAAGGAATTCATGAGttaacgtaaaaataaaatagagaaaaaaaatacataaaagaaGGAACGAAGTACCACTTTTTATGATTCTACAACTCCATACGTAGCTACCGATGAAAGgtgtacaatttttaatttaaacgaGTACTAGAGCGTCGTTCTTGCCTATCGATTAATTAACAAGATACGAGAAGCAAGCGAATAAAATGGATGGTAAAGGACATAAGAAAGCCAGGACGACGATAAAAGTGGATCCATTGACCCGTAATAACAGGGTTTAACGAGActgttaattaataaatccaaaaaaaagaaaaaaaagaaattggaacGAACAGTTTCGAAGGATGGAAGCAACTGGTGGCAACGATATTCGAATTAATAGGAGATAAGAGTTTAACtcgattaataaatatcaaaattatgaTAATATCTCGCCAATAAAACGATGGAAAGGAGATGTagatagaataaaaatgtatcgatAGAGAACGAGAGTATCGGTAATACTAGCATAAACGATATTGTTAATATGAAAAGTGTTAAAGTATCCGGCTACGTTAAAATAATACAGCAACAAGTCACGCGAATTATGCACGCGAATTGTTGTATAGCGATAAAAGATACGAAGGTCGTCGACGCTGAAAATATTACGATGCATTATTCTTGAaacaacaaaaataataaaaacagaTAGAAACGTTTACAGCCAACTggaggaaaattattattacgcaGGAATGGAGGATAAGCAAAGTAATCGGCAAACGACCTCGAACGACGAAAGGAATCTTAATggaataataaatgtattccGACTAATAGAACTCGGTATTGCCAGTCAGTAGTACACAACTTCCTCGTAACGATgctatataatttttacatgCATTCCGTCAATGTACTTCTTTccgcttttctttttcctcccGCAAACATGCAATCTTTCTCCTTACTCGACATATTCGTGCGTTTTTTACCACGTCCTCTACTCGCTTATCACACCTGGTGTTTTCTATTTGCCAGATTGCGTACAATTTACTgtcattaaataataaaattttatttgccaGGTTACATTCGATTGTCTAgcattatatagtatacaatGAAACAAGAAAAGGAAAGGACGTGTAGGATAACTTCGACTCTGACGAACATCATAGCAGTACTTTTCTCGTAATAGAGGAAAGAAAAGTCGAAGTTAGTCGACGTACGAAGTTAGAATGCAACGAAATGATCGTACAAATCGACGATTAGCGTAGTAAGCGAGCATTCTTGATGAAACGTAGAATTAGCATAACGCGTTTCGAATTCCAAAGCATTTCGTGATTTTTAATTCCTCCGATGGATGATTAAATGTAAAAGAGGACGATGTTAGGTGCCAGGAATGAAATATTCGGTGTATAATAGGCGGTAGTGCGCGCTCGTCGAATGTTTAATTTACATATGGTAACGTTTAACGTTCTCGATCGCTTCTTAGGTGCCATATCGTTTCTTAAACGATTCGGAAGAGAAAAGTTAAGCGTCAAAGTCGAGTTAAACCTTATCGAGTATTCGTCTTATATCGTTTGTTTAGGATTTTCAAACTTTTCGTAACTTTTTTCCTTGACGATTGAAATCGTCATTGATCGATATATTGCCGTAGGAAAAATCGTACCGATTAGCGTTACAAACGATTAAACTACAAAGAGCCGCGCGCTTGTTAAAAACAGCTTTATAAAAAATACCGAATACCTAGCCGGAGACCAAGTTAAGAAGAAAAAGCATTTGCGAATAGACGGactaaaaatatagatatttaCGTAGATTTTTATGTATCGAAGGAGGATTTTTGTCGAGCAAAAATTGTACTTCAAATTTCCAACATCGCGCAAATTCAATCGAATCGACGGATCTCTTTGATCGGTTGAAGCAAAATGATCGTAGAAGACTGGTTAATGACAACGTTGGCGTTAAAACTAATCCAGCTACGGCTAATCGCTTGTCGTTTCTAAATTTAAAACTAGCCCTATCTTCAGCTACTAAATATGTTAATCGAACGAATCGGATAATGTGAAATTGGTCGTGAAAATAGTGGTAAAGATTAGTTCCATTGGCACGCTTGCGCGATAGTTTGAAAACAGGTAATGAATTCGCGTAGCCGATCAATATCAATCGCGTTACGATCAATTTTTCGATTTACGCGATACCACGCAGCTATTTATCGCCGACATACGCCTCTGTGTGACTCTagggaaatttaattaattaatttacatatcTCGTATTTCATGCATAAAAATTAACATCGATTATTCGATTTATGGGTTCACTGCTGACACGCCTCCGTGTAAATGCAAAGATATCCAGTTAATTAATTCACGCGTGAAACTTTGCAACCAAAAGGATTGCGAACGATCGTTGCCATTGACAAACGCGTGTGAATTCAAAGTCAATGTACGGCTGACGCTCCTCCGTATAAATCTAAATatacgtaattaattaattggcGCGTTAAATGTATGAATGTAGAAACGTAGCAGCGGATACGCCTCTTTGGCAcgaatttctctctttttatcgGAAATGTGAAAAGTAAGACGGAGATCGTGGCTTTGGAACCTAGGGAATCGTCGTGAAACGAGTTACCTTCGTTTCATCGATCCCGAAATCGAATCCAGCGCCGCGCCGTTCGAGAGGAATGCAGGTTACGTGTTGTCCTTCTGCCGAACGTGTCCCGTTATCTGTGCCTCTGCGCCCAACCTGTGCACGTGTTTAAACCAACAGATGCTGAAAAGACAGCGGAAAGACCGGTGGAATCCTACGGGGCAGGTTACGCACTTTCCACACTTTTGGCGCGGACGTTAATTATCAAGGTGCGTACGAGGCTGGTCGTATAGTAAAACCCAGTCAGTCGGTCGTTCGGCCTTGGAAGAGTAAACTCCGCTGGAAACGCACCCTCTTCTCGCCTGAACGCTCGGAAAAATCATCGCTTCGAGAACCTCGACACCGTCCGATTATTTTCGAACTCTAAAGATACTTCAAATTTCGTGTAAGCTGCTAGttggtgtttttttttttttttttttttttttttttttttaccctATAGCGTATCAACGAATCGCTCGATTTTCGGCAAATCTTTGCGAATATCGTTTACCGATGAATTTAGCGGTGGTTTAATGATTCGGTGTGATCGTACAGAAACGGACATGGAAAGGATCGTGATGAGAAACGTGCCGAAATTTGTAGTGAAAAGTGTTGGTTAATTTAGGACGCTTATTTGCTAAGAAAATGGTACAGGCAAATGGTAAATTCGTGCGTATTGATTCGCAGATGCAGATGGAGTGCGAACGGAGTATGTCGACGTATCTTAGTATAAATTCTTAGATTggaattttctaaataaacttGTTTGGAAACAGAGAACGTGGAACACGTTCGTCGAACGGTACATCGTCGTGCGACAAAAGATGCTTCGTTGAAAATTCCTACTGTATCGCGAATCTTTCGCATCGAATAGACAGAAAATCATATCTACAGAAAGGAAATAACAACGGTATTTCCACGAAAGTGGAACAGAAATTATCTACCTGATCGTTTTTCCATCATCCAGGACGAAATATCATCTCGCGTAAAGATTTTATCCAACGATTATATCTATCGATCGAATTTGAACGTTTGGATAATCTAATTAACATTTGCGTATATCGATTTATGTATAAAGACcgttattaatttaatttctgcgTCGATTACctttttatcgaaaaagaTATCGCGGCGTGTGGATTTAGAAATTCTCTTCGTCAAACTACCGACTAATGAGTTTCATCGTTGTTTGATACTTTACAGCAACGAGCAACGTGAACCGTAGAGACGAACGAACGGAGAAACGTAGAAATATGGAAGCAGCGAATGGTGAGTCGATATCCTCGGAAATAAAGTATAACGATTGACCCGTAAAAAGAAGCAGCAAGATTCCACCTCTCAACTCGATGCTCTCTCCATTGATCGGAACTTTTATTCGAGACATTTAAAACCCGATAAACTTCAAATTAGAAACAATAGGATTCAACGCTCAAGCCAATTTATCTAACATTCGAAATTCTCTGGTTGTTATACGTCGTATACCGCTCTACTCTCTTTCACGCGATGCAACAGAGAAGTCACGAAGGAGAACGTATTCGTTCGATTATTTCTACGAAACGATCGCTACTATCGAGTGACCTGAAACATTTCTCCTCAAAGTCGAGAAccgtaaaatattaatttacgaCCAACACAGATATCGATTTAGAAACTAAATTTGTAACGTTAACGATCGTAATTTCGACACGTAATTTCGACGAGGTATAATACAAACGATCAGAGTATCAGAGGAGAAACGTTTTTTCAAGGCTGAAACGACGATGATGTGCGAACATGAAAAAAATTCATCTTGGAACTCCTTCTCGAAATCAACGAGCGCGAACGATATCTCGATTAAGCGACGATCTACGAGGAACAAACGATTAAGGTAAATAATTAATGGGTAATTAAAGGACGAACGTTGGCACAGAAAGACTGGAAAGACTGGAAAGACTGGAAAGAGAGCGCCTAAAGTTACGCACGTTGAAGAAGGTTGGAATCGTGAGTCATCGGGGAACCGGACGAAAGCAAGATGAGTGGCAGGGGAAAAGGGGACACGAGAGGGGACACGAAAGGGGGAGAGGACAGGCTGGTTGAAAGTCGAGCGATCCGTGATTCGAGTGGCGAAAAAAAGAGACGCTGACAAGGCTCGTTCCGACCGTTTATTTCTATATCTACCGTCGGTGGATTTACATAAGGATCAATGTCGTCTATTCCTCCGGTTCTGATGCTGTGGCTTCTGGTGGTGTCGCTGCCGCTGCCGCCGGCGGAAGCCGGCGAAATGATGGATCTCTTTGCTCTGATACGGGGAACGCTTAAATATTGGCGTAGAATCTACCAGATGTACGAGGAGGAAGTGGCTCTCGGCTATTGTTGGGCGGAGTACTTTCTGCACCACGAGGAAGACGCGACGAACGCCACGATCCCGTCGTCCCAGTCGATCGACCCATCGAATTTTCTACCAGTGGAAAACGACGGTTTCGAAAAAGAGCCCTGGAACCATTGGGGAGTTATCGCGATAGAAAACCGCGGGACACGTTATCGTAGCAAACGATCTTATGCGATACAGAGTTCTacgaagaaagaggaaatttTGGACACGTCGAGAAATTCCAAGACAATGTACTCGCTCATAACGCAAAAGTATAAGTCGAGATGGAACGGACTCGAATCGAATTTCACGCGTAATAAGAACAATCGTTGTACGAGTTGCGCGAACTTTCCCAACAATACAGAAAGGAAACTTGCCGTTTTGACGGCGGACAGCGGCAAAGAAACGCCAAAATCTACGAAGGAGAGAGAAATTTCGAAGACTCGGGAGAAGAAGTTTAGCCCGTGCTCGAAACACACGGAAAACGTAGCGTCCGAATCGAATAACTTGTCCGAATTGAGATCGAATCGGAGATTCGCCGAGTTCTCGAGTAATTTGGCAAATCGTACGAGGATAGGTGGTAGAGGATATCGTCGTAATAAGCGATCCTATGGAAGGCACAATTTTAAGAAGAAagatgaaatttcgaaaatctTAAACAAGCGCGTTCGCGCATCGTCGAGAAACTGGACGCGAACGAACGTGaattttcgatcgatcgaatttcCTATCGATAGGCGAGAATCTAGCTACAGCGAAACGCTGAATTCAACGAGGGAAAAGGAGATTTTGGAGAATATCGGTGCGAGGGACGCGACTCCTATCGAGAAATCTGTACACGTAGTTTCAAATGCGAGTCTAGGATCTAGCGTGACAAGGTACGagcgaaatagaaaaaattcaatttctagATCTATCACGAACAACGGTCCTGCGAACTTTATGAAATCGGTAGCTTCGAAACTAATTTCCAAAGTTTCGCGGAAGAATTCAAAGACTACCGAATGGAACGTTTCCGTTAAAAAGTCCGCGACTTTCGATACGCATTCGGGAACCGGCGAAGCAAAACTAGAAGCAAACGTGAAAACTCGGAATCCTGAGAACGACGATCCCGTAAAGTACGAAAGATTTCCTAGGAATGCATCGCGTCGTGGTGGACGTCCCTCCGAAATATCGAACTCCGTAGACGCGAATATCGCGGAAACGTCGAAGATCGCTAGCAATGCCTTTGCTCGAGAACTCGCAAGTTGGAATACACGGTCGAAAACTAGCAGGACGAAGTTTAAATCGAACGAGTTATGCTCGAGTTCCGGATGGAAGGATATCGATCCTGCAACCGATCGGATCGAACAGGCATTTGCCAAAGATACGCAGCACGATTACTCTGCCCTCGCGAACAAACGTTTCATCGAACCGTCGCGCTTGCTTCGAAACTCGAACGtggacaaattttcaaatacatCAAAGAGCAGCATTTTTGAAAGACGAAAGGGAAAAAGACTGGCCGTCGAAGAGCCAACTTCCGACGTACGCTCGAAAACCAGCAAAGCGAAAGTTTGGCCGAACGAGCGGAGAAACGCTGTTGGCTCTGATTCGAGATCGATAAACTGTGTCTGTCAGAAAGGTATTTGGCTTCCAATCGTCGACGACGTCGGAGGAGTCTCGTTGCTCGTTCCATCTTCGTCGACGAAAGAACAACCAGAGAATCGGGAGGATCGCTCGTCCCCGAGGGAGAAAACGGAGAAGATGGCGCGGATGGACGCGGAATTTGAAAGAACTCGAGCAGAAGGCGATCTTAGCGGAAAGTCGGAGAATCTCCGAGTGGATAGACGCTGTAAACTTCTATTCTCGAAGACGAATCGCGTTACTTCCGGTACGCTCTCGCGACTAGAGCCATCGAAACGATCTCGTTCGTTGCCTCTCGGAGAGATCGCGTCGTTGAATCGGAGATTTAAGAACACCGAGACGAGCAAGCGAGTCGATAATAGTAGGAAACCGAGCGACGTTTTCCGCCTGAGAGAGTTCGGTCCGTCGAATCTCGCGTTTCAAAATACTTGGGACAATTACCAGCGAAATTTACGTCGTAAACGTGACGCAAAGGATCGAACTAGAAGCCGGTTCGTTCGGTCTCCGTCGAAAAGCAAACGCGCCTCTTTCTATAACCCGACGACTCTGCGTGAAATTGCGAGATTCGGCGCGAGGTACGCGACGTCCAACGACGATGTTTGGACGAACGGCGTCAAAAATCTATCGAGAAGCGAGGAAGGGTGGTTGGAAGGAAACGCGAAAGGCTTGTACGGAACTGAATTCGACGATCCGAAGGAAACGGTATATCGTTCGAAGCGATACCAAGATAGCGGTCTAGCGATAAGCCGCGAATCGCCCATTGTCGTCGAAGAAGCTGAACGCGGTCTCGTTCGCCTAAAATCGGAGAGGAAAAATCGGAAACGGCTGCAAAGTCGAAAAGAATGGAACGCCTGGAAACGATCGTCCACTACGAACGATGATAATCGGTATCGAAGGAACGATCACGGTTACATCGTTGAGACGTCGGTTACCGAACGAACGGGAAAAAAGTCGGCTACTCGACGTCCCGAGGGAGATCCCTCGTTATTTCCCGTCACCTACCGACGATTTATGGGGGATTACGGCAGTCGATCGTCGACGACTAAGGATCAAGGTCGACGATCCTCGATGGCAAAAGTCGAGACACGTGAAACGAATAGAGCGCACGACGCGCTTTTCTATTTTCGCCAAGTGTTTATGGGTTTTTTAAGGACCTTGGGATTCTTCGTGAACGTGGGTAGACAGCTGATGGATTACGTGGACTCGAACAGCGTGCTCGCTTGCACCAAGGACTATTTACTGGGCAAGGCTATTCATTGGATAGATTCGTGAAGCGAagcgaaagagagaaagagacagagatgGTTTCTTTCGCCGGACTAGCGAAAAGTAGAGCGGGTGCAATTTGGCCAAGCGAATACGGCTTTAGACGTTAGATACGAGATCGGTAAATGGATTTACTAAGGTGAGTCACGATTGTTTGCTTGATTTAAGTTGTATTTTATAGATCGACCATCTTACTTAGGTAACGTTGTTCGCGCGAATCAAACTTTATCATACTCGCGGGAAGATGGAACAAGCGTACCGAATTCGATACATCTTCCTTCGAAGAACGAAATATCCGAGTACTTTGAGCATACATTTTACGACTCACCTTAGTTACGGCGTTTGATTTACCAGGTGCTTCTTTATAAAGGTTAAAACAACGGATAAGTAAGGAATCCGTTACATTACCGTGGTAGTAGCTTTTATCGTACCATGTACGATTGCTGCATGTGATCGTTGCGTTTCTCGATTATATTTAGCGTTAGATTCGTACCAACTCGTATAAATATAGCTTCGTAAAATAACCTGTTACCGGGATCGTTGCATTTATTTGAGAATTGGCCGAATTATTTTTCTCCGCTTATTCGATCGAGCTCTTGATTCTTAGTGCGAATTATCGATGATCGAACGAAGATAGCTCGTTGGAAGGCTAAAATAATTAGATATCGAACTCTCTGCTCCTCGTTTCTACGTCTACTTATTAGTAGCCGAGTGTCTTTATCTTTGTCATAGTGTCAAACGTGTTATTTGTTACGCAATGTTAGacatatttctttaatttaactAACAAGTGTGTAATCGAAAGCTAACTTGTAACGTAGGAGACTAAGATTTCTATATTCATTAAGTATTTCTATATTTGTCTACATATATATCGTTTTACCTATGTATATCTCACTCTTGCACTTATATTTCAAATGAGTTCGATTCGCGTATCTTCGTTGTACTTGGCGATATCAGAGAACAAGATTATTCGATAAAACCAGGCGCGAACGAACGCGCGATTTGACGAACTAACTTTCTCGAAAGAACGCCATCAAAGACTTTGCGATTACCGTCGAAATACTACCCCTAGAGCGTCGTTACCTACAAACGCAAAAACCACGCCTGCTAGCCTCGCTAGAGGGACGACCTTCGTTTTTCTTATCCGGCGATAAGACTCGGTAGTCGGGTCAACCAGCTCCTGAAATCTGAAAATACAGAGAGTCCGAAATCGATCGTACGAATCCCTGTAAAAGAATCCGATGGCTGTACTTGTGCTACGAAAAAAGAATCGATATACAAAAAAGTATACGATACTCTATACGAGATGATTCTTTAACGACATGACAAACGAAACTTGGCCTTGGATACCTGTTTCTACTACCTGTccgtttttattttcaccCCCAGCCGTAATTCTCTTCGATCGTAGCTTGGATAGACCATTTTGCGCGTGACAAGGATAAAACTTCACGTAGTAGAGCACCGTTGCCAAACGCTCAACCAACAATTTGCTTTCGCACGACGTTTTCTTCTCGTTCTAGCCCTAAATTCAAACTATAGCGTCCGTACGAAATAGAAGATGCTCGCGTTCCAACGTTCGTTGTACGATCGCGATTTATAGGCAAACCGCGTCGATGATGTTATAAAAGAGAGTCTCGTCGATCGTAATCGTTAATCCATTCTGTTCGTTATGTCTTGACCGATCGCGTTCAGCGATCCAACGCAACTATGGTCGGGCGCCGTCGATCGACCGAGATATCAGACACGATCGAAGGAGAAGCCCGTTCTGCGAGACAGGGCACGATTAACAGGTCGACGATAACGCGAGTGCCGTGGACCGTTCGCTGTTACAATTAAGAGCGGCGATCGATCCCCAGAAACAGCTGTCCGTCGTAGTCGATAACGGGCATCGCGAATGAATTTTTGATGCCACCTGTTGCTGCTACGAGCTCCCTCTTTCCCTCTTTCCCTCTTTCCCTCTTTCCCTCTGTTTCTCCTTgtctctttcctttctttgcTACGTCGCGCCTTGATCTCTCCTCTCGACAGTATCGACACAGCGAAGCAACGTCGATGTGCGCTGTGGTTCACGAGCGGATCGACTTTGACGACATTGTTCGCATTCTTTGACGAATTCCGTAGATATCTCGCGAAATCAGCCAGGTATCCAAGTTCGCCAAGATAACCGCGTTTCTACgatcatttttctctttttatataGACCGTAACTAGGTCTTCGTTGATAGTTGATAGTTAAGCGGACGTTGTTGACGCATAGTCCGAGAGTTTGAGGCAAGGACGCGATGGTGCTTGAAAACGACGTTTCAAGCTGAATATTCAGCTATTCCAACAATTCCGCCGGAATCGAAGGTAGATCGTATAGACCAAAGTCTCGATTAACCACCAATTAAGACGAACAACAGCCCAAGCTATTTCCAAATATCGGATCGTACGACGAGTACTTCAATCTCGtagaatttttatcgtattcgGTGCTGGATGTTTTCGCGCTGACACGAAATTACGTTTCAACGTATTGGATGGACGCGAAGCAAATTTTAACGCGTCGACGAATTTCTACGTAGTTGACCTAACGATTAAGAATCGGGCCAGTTTCGACGAAAGTATAATTGCCAATCGCCGTACATTTCCCTGTGATTCTATCGATGCTTTCTTCTAACGGTAAGTACAGCCCTATGTCGAAAGGTAGCAGGTAGCGGTCGTTAACTTGCATTTGCGTTGGCTGCGCGACGAATATCTTGATATATTTTCCGCGAAAACACGGACGAACAACAGTGAGAGTGGAGCACGGTGCGATTGTATCGCATTCGACTATAGACATCGTTGCGCGGTCGCTGGTGATTTCCCCGcgtaataattgtttattcGCGATAATCGCGATTTATTTACAATGCGCGATATAGGAAAGCACGATTCGACAAACGCGCGTTCGGTAGGAAATTCCGGAAACGATTCTCCGTCCTCCGATGTTTATTGGATATCGATCGAccgttttcttcgttttctatcGCGGTGCGCGTAAGCTTCGACGTTGCGGACTGTGGCCATCAAATTCTCGCGATAACTTGGAACTTGGTACGATACACCGTGCTAGGACACTGTATAGAACACGTTTGGAGCAGAATATACGTAGATTTCACACGTATCGACAATCGTGAACGTTATTTCCCGTAATTCGTTGTTAACTTTTAATTTACTTGACGCGATGGACTTCATAACGGTATTAGCGTCTAAAGCTAATCCTGTGAAATTACAAgcatagttgtgttacgattTAAAGATTACGATAGAACCCGCTCCCAAGAGAGACGACGCGAGTATCTTTAACGTTTTCATGTAGCTGATGAAACTGTTTTCAAGTAAATATCTGCGACTCTGAAAATCGATTTTATTTACGCGTTTTACGTAGAGCATTTGTAAAattgaagaataaaatttaagaatCGCTGCTTACGCCAGAATCAAAGATGGAAATTTAACGGATTATCGACAAGTCTGTTTCAACGCTCTTTATTCATAAagttgaaaaagaagaatttgaATATCCGCGGAAGATATCAGGTACGTTTATGCCGTTCGTATAATGCAGACATTTAAGCTGTTGAAAGTTGCGCCGCTATCGTCGCATTATGCTAATAAAATAGATCTCGACGATATTTACGTTCCAAACGTAACCATGCATGGGCATGATACGGCGAGCgtgaaaatttattcaaatagGACAACAGGTTCGCGGTACGATCGTCGTAGGGTGTCACTGATGATAAAAACTGCAAGAATAAAGGACAATACCAAgactttcttctttattcgcTATCGCGTTTCTATTTCTAAATAACGAGCCCGTAAATCCATTGAATACAAAGATATGCTTAATTTAGTATAAGTTTTATACACTTTGGATCGATCGATTTACGAACCTAGCAGCTACTAAATTTTCGGACAAGATTTTCGTGACACGAACTTTCTTCGTTGCCTCGGTATCtaatttacaaatatcttTTCTGCCAGCCTGTGTATACCACTCGAGCGACAAACAAACACCTACTCGATATTAATCGTATTCCTTTGATTCGTTAAACTCGACGACCCGACGTCGCGCCCTCTTTACCAAGACCTGAATAACCCGCGAACAAGAAAATGGTCGGGTGTTCGTGAAAGGATTGAAAGTCCTGAATGGGCTCCTGAACGAAGAGTACGATGAAGATCAAacagagagagggagagagaatcTAAGACCCGTCAAAGAGACAAGAAGGACGATGAAAGGCAAAATGATAAGCGGCAGAGAGATAGGAGCGATCATTTATGTAGTATGCTCGGAACTCGCGTGGAACGGGAACCTTcttgttctctctctctctctctctctctattttcCCTCAAACGACTTGTTGACATTGTCTCGCGTATAGCACGAGCAAGATGTTGATTAAACGCGGCGAAAACTATGCCCTGTATGAACGACCATGATACACAAGGAACGCGTTTATTTCGCTCACCCGCCTTCTCGTTCATCCTTCGTCTTGGAGATTTTCGTTTACATGTTCACGTTTATATGTATATCCGGCTGTCGCATCGACCGACGAGTAGCTCGGAAAGGGGGAGGATATTCTTTCGGGGGATATCGTACGTGGACGTGTACGAACGAATTGGATATAACAAGAACGAGGGATACGTCGTTTACCTCTCCGACTGATTCCAAGTAACTCTAGATACGTCTTAGATCGGTATTATCATGTGCGAAATGTAGACGGCTTTAGCTTAATTGGAAAAGTACTCGGCCGATAAGCGGAGAAACCGGGTTTCAAATCTCGGTCTAGCAGAACCCGATCGGCCGAATATTTTCCCCTCTACAGAAGGGAACAGCCAAAGATTCGTTCCCGCGCAACAGCGCGTAAAGATGACTCGAGTTTTTATGCGCGTTGCTACGGAAACACGTTGTGCACGTAGTCTATCGTGGTAAACTTAGGAGAAGCTTGACACAAGctttataaattatgtacGAAGCTATAAATTAGGTCTTTCTGGGCGCTGAACGCGTCGCAGGCTAGAGAAGGAATCGGAGATGTTTCGCAGATCCTTGATAAAATCAGCGACGCTTACGGATGTCTACGATTACAAGAGATAAACGTATGTTGGATTAGAAAAAAAAGCCTAGCTTTATATTTCGTCTCGTATAAGTTTATTCGTATAGTTTTATTAACGCGTATGTACAAACGATGTAACAAAGTTTTTATAGAGATAAAAAAGGTGTCCAATCGGAACGAACGGAATTAGCAAACGTATTGATAAATCTTACTTCGATCGTTACGAGGCGAATACCTTCTCCGCTTAAATCATCTATTgctatttgaaagaaaagaaaaaggaaaaagaaagaaactcaAACAACAACCGCATCTACGTGTAAACTAACCGTCCATCTCATCTTCCTTCTCTAGCATTCTctagcaaaaaaaaaaaaaaaaaagaaggaaaaaagaaagaaaaaagaagaagaaaggaagacgAAACTGCAGAACCCAGA
Coding sequences within it:
- the LOC126869397 gene encoding uncharacterized protein LOC126869397 codes for the protein MSSIPPVLMLWLLVVSLPLPPAEAGEMMDLFALIRGTLKYWRRIYQMYEEEVALGYCWAEYFLHHEEDATNATIPSSQSIDPSNFLPVENDGFEKEPWNHWGVIAIENRGTRYRSKRSYAIQSSTKKEEILDTSRNSKTMYSLITQKYKSRWNGLESNFTRNKNNRCTSCANFPNNTERKLAVLTADSGKETPKSTKEREISKTREKKFSPCSKHTENVASESNNLSELRSNRRFAEFSSNLANRTRIGGRGYRRNKRSYGRHNFKKKDEISKILNKRVRASSRNWTRTNVNFRSIEFPIDRRESSYSETLNSTREKEILENIGARDATPIEKSVHVVSNASLGSSVTRYERNRKNSISRSITNNGPANFMKSVASKLISKVSRKNSKTTEWNVSVKKSATFDTHSGTGEAKLEANVKTRNPENDDPVKYERFPRNASRRGGRPSEISNSVDANIAETSKIASNAFARELASWNTRSKTSRTKFKSNELCSSSGWKDIDPATDRIEQAFAKDTQHDYSALANKRFIEPSRLLRNSNVDKFSNTSKSSIFERRKGKRLAVEEPTSDVRSKTSKAKVWPNERRNAVGSDSRSINCVCQKGIWLPIVDDVGGVSLLVPSSSTKEQPENREDRSSPREKTEKMARMDAEFERTRAEGDLSGKSENLRVDRRCKLLFSKTNRVTSGTLSRLEPSKRSRSLPLGEIASLNRRFKNTETSKRVDNSRKPSDVFRLREFGPSNLAFQNTWDNYQRNLRRKRDAKDRTRSRFVRSPSKSKRASFYNPTTLREIARFGARYATSNDDVWTNGVKNLSRSEEGWLEGNAKGLYGTEFDDPKETVYRSKRYQDSGLAISRESPIVVEEAERGLVRLKSERKNRKRLQSRKEWNAWKRSSTTNDDNRYRRNDHGYIVETSVTERTGKKSATRRPEGDPSLFPVTYRRFMGDYGSRSSTTKDQGRRSSMAKVETRETNRAHDALFYFRQVFMGFLRTLGFFVNVGRQLMDYVDSNSVLACTKDYLLGKAIHWIDS